A window of Pyrus communis chromosome 3, drPyrComm1.1, whole genome shotgun sequence genomic DNA:
TTTACGACATTTAATATTCCAATATTTGTCTTTGGGGAAACAAAGTGATATTGGTTGGATAGAATCAAACACATAACCTCGAGGGCATGAGTAAATACTCTTAACGGCATCAGTTACAAGCCCGACATTCAATAACCTGGATACTGAAAATCACCAGAAATCTCTACAAGAACAATCTCCATTTTTGAAATGGTGAAACCTCAAGGAATCTCTAACAATAATCTGCACACCAACAATCTTGGCCATGAACTTGATGGCATTATGGCAGTCCCCACATATCCTCAAATTCTTAAATACCCGAATCGTCGATTCGCCATTCATATTGAGTATCCCAAAAGCTACAGCAAGTTTCTCACTGTGGTTGCAAAGGATCCCCACTTTCTCCTCTTGATCCACATCTTGCAGAACAAAATCAGTGTTGGGAACATACCCTGCCAATCTCATCTTCTCACCCATGTCAACCATAAACTTGTATATCTCCTCACTACGCTCGTTACTCCTATCACCGGAAACAAAAGAGTAGACTCTATTTCTAACCTGAACCCAAGAACAACCCGGTGTTTTTGTGATTCCTCTGTCTCTCATCAACTTCCTGGTTTCCGAAGCTTCTTCCCATCGATTGGCAGTGACTAAAATGTTGGACAACAGTACATAGTTGCCGGGGTTATCTGGTTCAATTTCGAACAGCTTGTTTGCTGCAATTTTTGCTAAGTCCACATTTTTGTGCACTCTACACGCACCAAGCAATGCTCCCCAAGCACCGGGAGCAGGTTCCATTGGCATTCTTTGTATGAACTGATATGCCTCAACTAGACGGCCAGCACGGCTAAGCACATCAACCATGCATGAGTAATGATCTGCATCAGGTTCTATTGAGTGATCCATCCTCATTGAATCAAAAACCACGATGCCTTCATCAACCAGCCGAGAATGGCTACAACCGCACAAAACACCAGTGAAAGTAACAGAATTGGGCTTCACCTTGGAGTCTAACATTTTTCTGAACAGCAACAAGGCTTCTTCTCCATCTCCATGCATCGAGTTTGCAATGATCATTGTATTCCAAGCAACTGTATCCCTTCTTGGCATCATATCAAAGACCCTCCGAGAAAGTTCCAACTCAccacattttgcatacatgaaaaCCAAAGCTGTTGTGGTAGCCAAGTCCTCCATTAAACAAGTCCTAAACATGTAACTATGTACCTCTTTGCCTGCCCTTAAGCTCTCCAAATCTTTGCAAGCTGGTAACAAACTAGTAATTGTGATCTGATTGggcttaattcctgattcttgCATCTGTCCGAGCATTTTCAGAGCCTGTATTGTCTGCCCATTATTCAAGCACCCACCAATAACAGCATTCCATGACGCACCATCCAATTTAACACCTTCCCTTCTCATTCTACAAAATAAAGCTACGCCCTTTTCGCAATCTCTGTTTGAGAAATATGCAGTTAGAAGTACATTCCAGGATACGACATCTCGTTTAGACATCATATCAAATACCAACTGAGCTTGTTTAATGCTCAGACAACTAGCATAGATATTTACAAGGGCGCTGCTAACGAAaacattctcttccattccatGTTTGAGAACAAACCCATGAATCTCTCTTCCCAATTTCAAATCTTTCAGTTCTGAGCAAGCAGGTAGGATTGAAGACACTGTCACAGCATTGGGTCTCACTCCATTCAACCCCATCTCTCGAAATGCCGCCAAACCTTGTCCAGGCAGCCCGCAGTTAACATAACAAGAACACAAAGAGGTCCAAGACACCACATCTTTCACCGCCATGCCGTTGAAAACCCGTCTCGCCCCATCAACATATCTACATTTTCCAAACATAGCGACCATTGCATTACCCAAAGCGACATCCGAATGAAACCCAAATCGAATTGTTTCATCGTGAAGCTCTTTCGCATTTCTAACATCACCAAGAGCAGCACACGCCTTAGCAACTGATAAAAGCAGAAGGCTATCGGGCGCTATTCGCCGAGCTCTGAGTGAAGTGTAAAGACTTAAAGATTCCTTGAGGAGCCCATGTCGCGTGTAACCTGATATGAGCACGGTCCACGCACGCAGGTCTGGTTCGGGAA
This region includes:
- the LOC137730089 gene encoding pentatricopeptide repeat-containing protein At4g33990-like, coding for MLSKLPTNVPPHLSLRFLKIYCNSGDLQRARHLFDQIPEPDLRAWTVLISGYTRHGLLKESLSLYTSLRARRIAPDSLLLLSVAKACAALGDVRNAKELHDETIRFGFHSDVALGNAMVAMFGKCRYVDGARRVFNGMAVKDVVSWTSLCSCYVNCGLPGQGLAAFREMGLNGVRPNAVTVSSILPACSELKDLKLGREIHGFVLKHGMEENVFVSSALVNIYASCLSIKQAQLVFDMMSKRDVVSWNVLLTAYFSNRDCEKGVALFCRMRREGVKLDGASWNAVIGGCLNNGQTIQALKMLGQMQESGIKPNQITITSLLPACKDLESLRAGKEVHSYMFRTCLMEDLATTTALVFMYAKCGELELSRRVFDMMPRRDTVAWNTMIIANSMHGDGEEALLLFRKMLDSKVKPNSVTFTGVLCGCSHSRLVDEGIVVFDSMRMDHSIEPDADHYSCMVDVLSRAGRLVEAYQFIQRMPMEPAPGAWGALLGACRVHKNVDLAKIAANKLFEIEPDNPGNYVLLSNILVTANRWEEASETRKLMRDRGITKTPGCSWVQVRNRVYSFVSGDRSNERSEEIYKFMVDMGEKMRLAGYVPNTDFVLQDVDQEEKVGILCNHSEKLAVAFGILNMNGESTIRVFKNLRICGDCHNAIKFMAKIVGVQIIVRDSLRFHHFKNGDCSCRDFW